The Sorangiineae bacterium MSr11367 genome window below encodes:
- a CDS encoding YebC/PmpR family DNA-binding transcriptional regulator, which yields MSGHSKWATIKHKKGALDAKRGKLFTKLIKELTVAARMGGGDPGGNPRLRKAISDAKGQSMPNDTISRAVKRGTGEIEGAAYEEVLYEGTGPGGTLFLVEGMTDNRNRTVAEIRKIFEKNNGVLGGGGTAGWAFERKGVIQIAKPDANEDQLMEVAVGAGAEDYSDQGEEWHVTTPPEALHGVVDSVEKAKITVKGSQLSYLPKTKKPISGRDAEVALNLAEALDDHDDVQNVYADFDVSDEELARIANEA from the coding sequence ATGAGCGGCCATTCCAAGTGGGCCACCATCAAGCACAAGAAGGGCGCACTCGACGCCAAGCGCGGGAAGCTTTTCACCAAGCTCATTAAAGAGCTAACCGTCGCAGCCCGCATGGGTGGCGGCGATCCGGGCGGCAACCCCCGCCTGCGAAAAGCGATTTCCGACGCCAAAGGGCAGTCGATGCCGAACGACACGATCAGCCGCGCCGTCAAACGCGGCACCGGCGAGATCGAGGGCGCGGCCTACGAAGAGGTTCTTTACGAAGGAACGGGCCCTGGCGGCACGCTGTTCCTCGTCGAGGGCATGACCGACAACCGCAATCGCACCGTCGCCGAGATCCGCAAGATCTTCGAGAAGAACAACGGCGTTCTGGGTGGCGGCGGCACGGCCGGGTGGGCGTTCGAGCGCAAAGGCGTGATCCAGATCGCCAAGCCCGACGCCAACGAGGATCAATTGATGGAGGTCGCCGTCGGCGCAGGCGCCGAGGATTACTCCGATCAGGGCGAAGAGTGGCACGTGACCACGCCGCCCGAGGCGCTGCACGGTGTGGTCGACTCCGTGGAGAAAGCCAAGATCACCGTCAAAGGCTCGCAGCTGTCGTACTTGCCCAAGACGAAGAAGCCCATCTCCGGCCGCGATGCCGAGGTGGCGCTCAACCTGGCCGAGGCACTCGACGACCACGACGACGTGCAGAACGTCTACGCGGACTTCGACGTCTCCGACGAAGAGCTGGCCCGCATCGCCAACGAAGCGTGA
- the ruvC gene encoding crossover junction endodeoxyribonuclease RuvC, translating into MSTPAGCSRLPALQSVLGIDPGTRRLGWGVVTRNGSRLVHVAHGVIAPGDSMPLPDRLVVIERELNEVVGAHRVQCASIETLFFHKDAQAAAKLGHARGVAMLVCARAGLELAEYAPARVKRTLTGRGAADKAQVAQMVRAFLGLPAAPASDAADALALAVTHLQNALANAHLKAVK; encoded by the coding sequence ATGAGTACACCGGCAGGGTGCAGTCGCCTGCCGGCGCTGCAAAGCGTCCTCGGCATCGATCCGGGGACGCGGCGGCTCGGATGGGGCGTCGTCACCCGGAATGGTTCGCGGCTCGTGCATGTTGCGCACGGTGTGATTGCCCCGGGCGACTCGATGCCACTGCCCGATCGCCTCGTCGTGATCGAGCGCGAGTTGAACGAGGTGGTCGGCGCCCATCGCGTGCAGTGTGCAAGCATCGAGACGCTGTTCTTTCACAAAGATGCCCAGGCCGCTGCGAAGCTGGGCCACGCGCGCGGCGTCGCGATGCTGGTCTGCGCGCGCGCAGGGCTCGAGCTGGCCGAGTACGCGCCCGCCCGGGTGAAGCGCACGCTGACTGGCCGCGGGGCGGCGGACAAGGCCCAGGTGGCCCAGATGGTCCGTGCATTCCTCGGGCTTCCGGCCGCGCCCGCAAGCGACGCCGCGGACGCGCTTGCGCTCGCCGTTACGCACTTGCAAAACGCCCTGGCCAATGCCCACCTGAAGGCCGTGAAATGA